The Vulpes lagopus strain Blue_001 chromosome 6, ASM1834538v1, whole genome shotgun sequence genome has a segment encoding these proteins:
- the WARS1 gene encoding tryptophan--tRNA ligase, cytoplasmic isoform X1 translates to MADMPNGEQGCASPLELFNSIAAQGELVRSLKAGKASKDEIDSAVKLLLSLKMSYKATVGEEYKADCPPARPAPENSGGLNAAEAEEDFVDPWTVQTSSAKGIDYDKLIVRFGSSKIDKELVNRIERATGQKPHRFLRRGIFFSHRDMNQILDAYENKKPFYLYTGRGPSSEAMHVGHLIPFIFTKWLQDVFNVPLVIQMTDDEKYLWKDLTLDQAYGYAVENAKDIIACGFDIKKTFIFSDLDYMGMSPGFYKNVVKIQKHVTFNQVKGIFGFTDSDSIGKISFPAIQAAPSFSNSFPQIFRDRTDIQCLIPCAIDQDPYFRMTRDVAPRIGYPKPALLHSTFFPALQGAQTKMSASDPNSSIFLTDTAKQIKTKVNKHAFSGGRDTIEEHRQFGGNCDVDVSFMYLTFFLEDDDKLEQIRKDYTSGDMLTGELKKTLIEVLQPLIAEHQARRKEVTDEIVKEFMTPRELSYDFQCFCFDT, encoded by the exons GATGAAATCGATTCTGCAGTGAAGTTGTTGTTATCACTGAAAATGAGCTACAAAGCCACCGTGGGGGAGGAGTATAAGGCCGACTGCCCTCCAGCGAGACCAGCACCTGAGAACAGTGGTGGCCTGAATGCCGCAGAAGCTGAGGAGGACTTTGTGGATCCGTGGACAGTACAGACAAGCAGTGCTAAGGGCATTGACTATGACAAGCTCATTG TTCGGTTTGGAAGCAGTAAAATCGACAAGGAGCTGGTAAACCGAATAGAGAGAGCCACGGGGCAGAAACCACACCGCTTCCTGCGCAGAGGCATCTTCTTCTCACACAG agaTATGAACCAAATTCTTGACGCCTATGAAAATAAGAAGCCATTTTATCTGTACACGGGCAGGGGCCCCTCTTCCGAAGCAATGCATGTAGGTCACCTCATCCCgtttatttttacaaa GTGGCTGCAGGATGTGTTTAATGTGCCCTTGGTCATCCAGATGACAGATGACGAGAAGTACCTGTGGAAAGACCTGACCTTGGACCAGGCCTACGGCTATGCCGTGGAGAATGCCAAGGACATCATTGCCTGTGGCTTTGACATCAAAAAGACTTTCATCTTCTCTGACCTTGACTACATGGG GATGAGCCCAGGCTTCTACAAGAATGTGGTGAAGATTCAGAAGCACGTTACCTTCAACCAAGTGAAAGGCATTTTCGGTTTCACCGACAGTGACTCCATCG GGAAGATCAGCTTTCCTGCCATCCAGGCCGCCCCCTCATTCAGCAACTCATTCCCTCAGATCTTCCGAGACAGGACAGACATCCAGTGCCTCATCCCGTGTGCCATCGACCAG gATCCTTACTTCAGGATGACAAGAGACGTCGCCCCCAGGATTGGCTAccctaaaccagccctgctgcaCTCCACCTTCTTCCCAGCCCTGCAGGGGGCCCAGACCAAGATGAGCGCCAGCGACCCCAACTCTTCCATCTTCCTCACAGACACCGCCAAGCAGATCAAGACCAAG GTCAACAAGCATGCGTTTTCTGGAGGCAGAGACACCATCGAGGAGCACAGGCAGTTTGGAGGCAACTGTGACGTGGACGTGTCCTTCATGTACCTGACCTTCTTCCTCGAGGATGATGACAAGCTTGAGCAGATCAGGAAG GATTACACCAGCGGCGACATGCTCACCGGTGAGCTCAAGAAGACGCTCATCGAGGTTCTGCAGCCCTTGATCGCCGAGCACCAAGCCAGGCGCAAGGAGGTCACCGACGAGATAGTGAAAGAGTTCATGACTCCCCGGGAGCTGTCCTACGACTTTCA ATGCTTTTGTTTTGACACTTGA
- the SLC25A47 gene encoding solute carrier family 25 member 47 isoform X2: MCPAPPAGLVSGPKYRGPLHCLATVAREEGLRGLYKGSSALLFRDGHSFATYFLSYTILCEQLTPAGRSQPDVLGVLLAGGCAGVLAWAVATPMDVIKSRLQADGQGQRRYRGLLHCVVTSVREEGPRVLFKGLTLNCCRAFPVNMVVFVTYEAVLRLIRGLST, translated from the exons ATGTGTCCTGCACCCCCTGCGGGTTTGGTGTCCGGGCCCAAGTACCGAGGGCCACTGCACTGCCTGGCCACGGTGGCCCGTGAGGAGGGGCTGCGGGGTCTCTACAAGGGCAGCTCGGCCCTGCTCTTCCGGGACGGCCACTCTTTCGCCACCTACTTCCTGTCCTACACCATCCTCTGCGAGCAGCTCACCCCCGCTGGCCGCAGCCAGCCAG ATGTCTTGGGCGTGCTGCTGGCCGGGGGCTGCGCCGGGGTCCTGGCCTGGGCCGTGGCCACCCCCATGGACGTGATCAAGTCGCGCCTGCAGGCGGACGGGCAGGGCCAGCGGCGCTACCGGGGCCTCCTGCACTGCGTGGTGACCAGCGTCCGCGAGGAGGGGCCGCGAGTCCTCTTCAAGGGGCTGACGCTCAACTGCTGCCGCGCCTTCCCCGTCAACATGGTGGTCTTCGTCACCTACGAGGCCGTGCTGAGGCTCATCCGGGGCCTGTCCACGTAG
- the SLC25A47 gene encoding solute carrier family 25 member 47 isoform X1, protein MDFVAGAIGGVCGVAVGYPLDTVKVKIQTEPKYRGIGHCVWDTYRRERLRGFYRGLSLPVCTVSLISSVSFGTYRHCLAHICRFRYGSPDAKPAKTDITLSGFASGVVRVFLTSPTEVAKVRLQTQTQQRRPSASGPTAAPPMCPAPPAGLVSGPKYRGPLHCLATVAREEGLRGLYKGSSALLFRDGHSFATYFLSYTILCEQLTPAGRSQPDVLGVLLAGGCAGVLAWAVATPMDVIKSRLQADGQGQRRYRGLLHCVVTSVREEGPRVLFKGLTLNCCRAFPVNMVVFVTYEAVLRLIRGLST, encoded by the exons ATGGATTTTGTTGCTGGAGCCATCGGAG GTGTCTGCGGTGTTGCTGTGGGCTACCCCCTGGACACGGTGAAG GTCAAGATCCAGACAGAGCCCAAGTACAGGGGCATCGGGCACTGCGTGTGGGACACGTATCGCCGAGAGCGG CTGCGGGGCTTCTACCGAGGCCTCTCGCTGCCCGTGTGCACCGTGTCCCTGATCTCGTCCGTGTCCTTTGGCACCTACCGCCACTGCCTCGCGCACATCTGCCGATTTCGCTACGGCAGCCCCGACGCCAAGCCCGCCAAGACCGACATCACGCTGTCAGGATTTGCCTCTGGCGTGGTCCGC GTGTTCCTGACCTCGCCCACCGAGGTGGCCAAGGTCCGGCTGCAGACGCAGACACAGCAGCGGCGCCCCTCGGCCTCGGGGCCGACGGCCGCGCCCCCCATGTGTCCTGCACCCCCTGCGGGTTTGGTGTCCGGGCCCAAGTACCGAGGGCCACTGCACTGCCTGGCCACGGTGGCCCGTGAGGAGGGGCTGCGGGGTCTCTACAAGGGCAGCTCGGCCCTGCTCTTCCGGGACGGCCACTCTTTCGCCACCTACTTCCTGTCCTACACCATCCTCTGCGAGCAGCTCACCCCCGCTGGCCGCAGCCAGCCAG ATGTCTTGGGCGTGCTGCTGGCCGGGGGCTGCGCCGGGGTCCTGGCCTGGGCCGTGGCCACCCCCATGGACGTGATCAAGTCGCGCCTGCAGGCGGACGGGCAGGGCCAGCGGCGCTACCGGGGCCTCCTGCACTGCGTGGTGACCAGCGTCCGCGAGGAGGGGCCGCGAGTCCTCTTCAAGGGGCTGACGCTCAACTGCTGCCGCGCCTTCCCCGTCAACATGGTGGTCTTCGTCACCTACGAGGCCGTGCTGAGGCTCATCCGGGGCCTGTCCACGTAG
- the WARS1 gene encoding tryptophan--tRNA ligase, cytoplasmic isoform X2: MADMPNGEQGCASPLELFNSIAAQGELVRSLKAGKASKDEIDSAVKLLLSLKMSYKATVGEEYKADCPPARPAPENSGGLNAAEAEEDFVDPWTVQTSSAKGIDYDKLIVRFGSSKIDKELVNRIERATGQKPHRFLRRGIFFSHRDMNQILDAYENKKPFYLYTGRGPSSEAMHVGHLIPFIFTKWLQDVFNVPLVIQMTDDEKYLWKDLTLDQAYGYAVENAKDIIACGFDIKKTFIFSDLDYMGMSPGFYKNVVKIQKHVTFNQVKGIFGFTDSDSIGKISFPAIQAAPSFSNSFPQIFRDRTDIQCLIPCAIDQDPYFRMTRDVAPRIGYPKPALLHSTFFPALQGAQTKMSASDPNSSIFLTDTAKQIKTKVNKHAFSGGRDTIEEHRQFGGNCDVDVSFMYLTFFLEDDDKLEQIRKDYTSGDMLTGELKKTLIEVLQPLIAEHQARRKEVTDEIVKEFMTPRELSYDFQ; encoded by the exons GATGAAATCGATTCTGCAGTGAAGTTGTTGTTATCACTGAAAATGAGCTACAAAGCCACCGTGGGGGAGGAGTATAAGGCCGACTGCCCTCCAGCGAGACCAGCACCTGAGAACAGTGGTGGCCTGAATGCCGCAGAAGCTGAGGAGGACTTTGTGGATCCGTGGACAGTACAGACAAGCAGTGCTAAGGGCATTGACTATGACAAGCTCATTG TTCGGTTTGGAAGCAGTAAAATCGACAAGGAGCTGGTAAACCGAATAGAGAGAGCCACGGGGCAGAAACCACACCGCTTCCTGCGCAGAGGCATCTTCTTCTCACACAG agaTATGAACCAAATTCTTGACGCCTATGAAAATAAGAAGCCATTTTATCTGTACACGGGCAGGGGCCCCTCTTCCGAAGCAATGCATGTAGGTCACCTCATCCCgtttatttttacaaa GTGGCTGCAGGATGTGTTTAATGTGCCCTTGGTCATCCAGATGACAGATGACGAGAAGTACCTGTGGAAAGACCTGACCTTGGACCAGGCCTACGGCTATGCCGTGGAGAATGCCAAGGACATCATTGCCTGTGGCTTTGACATCAAAAAGACTTTCATCTTCTCTGACCTTGACTACATGGG GATGAGCCCAGGCTTCTACAAGAATGTGGTGAAGATTCAGAAGCACGTTACCTTCAACCAAGTGAAAGGCATTTTCGGTTTCACCGACAGTGACTCCATCG GGAAGATCAGCTTTCCTGCCATCCAGGCCGCCCCCTCATTCAGCAACTCATTCCCTCAGATCTTCCGAGACAGGACAGACATCCAGTGCCTCATCCCGTGTGCCATCGACCAG gATCCTTACTTCAGGATGACAAGAGACGTCGCCCCCAGGATTGGCTAccctaaaccagccctgctgcaCTCCACCTTCTTCCCAGCCCTGCAGGGGGCCCAGACCAAGATGAGCGCCAGCGACCCCAACTCTTCCATCTTCCTCACAGACACCGCCAAGCAGATCAAGACCAAG GTCAACAAGCATGCGTTTTCTGGAGGCAGAGACACCATCGAGGAGCACAGGCAGTTTGGAGGCAACTGTGACGTGGACGTGTCCTTCATGTACCTGACCTTCTTCCTCGAGGATGATGACAAGCTTGAGCAGATCAGGAAG GATTACACCAGCGGCGACATGCTCACCGGTGAGCTCAAGAAGACGCTCATCGAGGTTCTGCAGCCCTTGATCGCCGAGCACCAAGCCAGGCGCAAGGAGGTCACCGACGAGATAGTGAAAGAGTTCATGACTCCCCGGGAGCTGTCCTACGACTTTCAGTAA